The sequence below is a genomic window from Chryseobacterium foetidum.
AAAAAAAATTAAAAAAACAGACAATATATAAGATGATCATGAATATTTAAGTTTGTTTAATAATAAAAATACGTTTGGGAACTGATTGAAAATCCTCAGTATCACGATTAAAACCTTAATAATAATTAAATGTTTGTTTAAAAAATATTCAAAATTTTAATATTTTTAAGATTTTTTAATAAAAAATTTTGAAGTTATACAGAATGTGAAATAAATATTTATTAAATTCACCCCCTTAATTTAAATTTTGTAAAGTATGAAAAAACTTTTATTGATGTGTATGATGGCTCTCGGAGTAGGTACATCTGCACAGATTCTTCTTTCGGAAGGATTTGAGGGTACAACACTCCCTCCGGGATGGACATCCTCGGCAACCCCGGCAAGTGCCGCACAAGGGGTCACATTGAGTATGTGGACCGGCGGTACTGCCTGTTCCGGGACTAAGATGGCATATCGAAATCTGTACGGCTCTGTAACTTCACATAGTATTGTCTATTCTTCTGTGAATTCCAATGCTACCGATCTTGCCTATTCTTTTAAATATGCTGCTAAGGGCTTTAGTACAAGTGGTTCTATTAAGGGTACTGTAATTTGGGAATATTCTGTGGATGGTGGAACTACATGGGCTTCTTTGGGTACTCCAGTTGCCCTAGATAGTCCAAATGCATCGCCTGTACCATGTACTACGATCTCGGGCGTTATTCCCGGTGCATCGATTCCAGTAGGTGCAGACTTTAAATTCAGACTTACAGGTACTTATACTTCACCAGCAGACTTCTATCTCGGATTTGATGATGTGCAGCTTACTCAGGTTGTTACTGCTCCTCCGGGATGCACTACTCTTTCTGCTCCGGCAGCGGGAGCGACAGGTGTTTCTGTGACCCCTTCTTTAAGTTGGGTTTCTGCCGTAGGAGCTACACAATACCTTTTGAATATAGGTACGTCGCCTGGCGCTACAGATGTTATCAATGGTCAGAATGTGGGTAACGGAAATTCCTATACTTTGCCTGCTGCAAACACACTTAATTATTCTACAACCTATTATGTACGGATAATCCCGACCAATAATCTGGGGAGTAATGCAAACTGTCCGGAAGTCTCTTTCACAACGTTAGCAGTTCCGTGTCCGTCAGTAAGTGCTCCGTCAAACAATTCCATTAATGTGAGTGTAACACCTACAATTACGTGGACAGCAGTAGCGGGTGCAACCGGATATAGGCTTTCTGTGGGAACAACGTCGGGAGGAACTGATGTTGTTAATAATGCAGACTTAGGAAATGTTTCAACTTATCTGTTTACATCAAATCTGAATTACAGTACAGATTATTATTACACTGTAAATTCTTATCAAGGCACTGCGAGTAATTCTGCATCATGTACAGTAAGAAAATTTACAACAAAAGCAATTGATCCTGTAAATGACAATTGTGCAAATGCTACAACTGTAACTGTAAATCCTAATTTGTCCTGTACAGCAGTAGTTTCTGGAACTACGCTAGGTGGAACAGCTTCAGGTGTGGCTTTAGGAACATGTACAGGAAGTGCCGATGATGATGTCTGGTATAAGTTCGTAGCAACTTCCACAGCACACTCAATTCAATTGAAAAACGTTGTATCTGTAGGAAATACTTCATCTACTAGTTTGTATGCACAAGTTTTAAGTGGAAGCTGTGGCTCTTTAACAAGTGTCAGATGTATTACTTCAAACACGAATTACAGTTATCTTGGGAGCTTGACGGTTGGCCAAACTTACTATGTAAGAGTATATAATTCCGAAGCTAATACTTCCAGTTCAGTTTATGCTAATACTTTTGATCTGTGTATTGGGACACTCCCTGCAGCTCCTGCAAATGATGAGTGCTCGGCTGCAGCAAATTTGGTAGTGAATTCTACTTTAAACTGCTCTTCTCCGGTTGCAGGAACGACTTTACAGGCAACAAGTTCGGGTGTAGCGGTAGGAACATGTACAGGAAATCCTGACGATGATGTTTGGTACAGCTTCACTGCGGTTGGTACTGATCACACGGTGCTTTTGTCTAATGTGACGTCTGTAGGT
It includes:
- a CDS encoding T9SS type A sorting domain-containing protein, producing the protein MKKLLLMCMMALGVGTSAQILLSEGFEGTTLPPGWTSSATPASAAQGVTLSMWTGGTACSGTKMAYRNLYGSVTSHSIVYSSVNSNATDLAYSFKYAAKGFSTSGSIKGTVIWEYSVDGGTTWASLGTPVALDSPNASPVPCTTISGVIPGASIPVGADFKFRLTGTYTSPADFYLGFDDVQLTQVVTAPPGCTTLSAPAAGATGVSVTPSLSWVSAVGATQYLLNIGTSPGATDVINGQNVGNGNSYTLPAANTLNYSTTYYVRIIPTNNLGSNANCPEVSFTTLAVPCPSVSAPSNNSINVSVTPTITWTAVAGATGYRLSVGTTSGGTDVVNNADLGNVSTYLFTSNLNYSTDYYYTVNSYQGTASNSASCTVRKFTTKAIDPVNDNCANATTVTVNPNLSCTAVVSGTTLGGTASGVALGTCTGSADDDVWYKFVATSTAHSIQLKNVVSVGNTSSTSLYAQVLSGSCGSLTSVRCITSNTNYSYLGSLTVGQTYYVRVYNSEANTSSSVYANTFDLCIGTLPAAPANDECSAAANLVVNSTLNCSSPVAGTTLQATSSGVAVGTCTGNPDDDVWYSFTAVGTDHTVLLSNVTSVGSSSSTSLNTQIFSGVCGTLTSIKCGTTNTTVVNGLTPGALYYVRVYNSNANTATALYANTFNICIGTPPPPPANDNIAGAFTLTVNPDYACGTVTPATTESATASTPAPSCTAAGANDDVWFKFIATNAVHRVSLANTSGSADMNMVVYGADGTTELTSAVGGACANVSTKNLTGLTVGNTYFVRVYTNSSSSTTISSFTVCVGTPPPAPVNDNIGSAINLVPSATGICSSSVTGTTVSATQSAGETAPTCAATAIDDDVWYSFVASSTTHFVNVEYADNATVTQVYSGAPGSLTAVACYSGNYGNSNLLLNSLTVGSIYYVRIYSASTTSSTNSNFNICVTTPVVPANDLIAGALLLNSCTGNVISGNNAVATNDTLPASSCGSTTNYNYKGVWFKVTPALSGAVTIDACGSKFDTYLRVYSDNAGTLTCVNNTSGVGYADSGCAVTVNNASKLTFNAVAGTTYYALLSSYSDTNFGNYSITATQDCSSLATTDVATTKLDDIKAYPNPFADVLTISDVKDVKSIMISDISGKIVRTITKPESTLRLADLNSGMYLVILNMNDGSRQTIKAIKK